One stretch of Mus pahari chromosome 15, PAHARI_EIJ_v1.1, whole genome shotgun sequence DNA includes these proteins:
- the Rmc1 gene encoding regulator of MON1-CCZ1 complex, producing the protein MGGEDYYLELCERPVQFEKANPVNCVFFDEANKQVFAVRSGGATGVVVKGPDDRNPISFRMDDRGEVKCIKFSLENKILAVQRTSKTVDFCNFIPDNSQLEYTQECKTKNANILGFCWTSSTEIVFITDQGIEFYQVLPEKRSLKLLKSHNINVNWYMYCPESAVILLSTTVLENVLQPFHFRAGTMSKLPKFEIELPAAPKSTKLSLSERDIAMATIYGQLYILFLRHHSRTSNSTGAEVVLYHLPREGACKKMHILKLNRTGKFALNVVDNLVVVHHQDTETSVIFDIRLRGEFDGTVTFHHPVLPARSIQPYQIPLAGPAAVTSQSPVPCKLYSSSWIVFQPDIIISASQGYLWSLQVKLEPIVNLLPDKGRLMDFLLQRKECKVVVLSVCSQMLSESDRAALPVIATVFDKLNHEYKKYLDADQSYTVAVEAGQSRSNPPLKRPVRTQAVVDQSDVYTHVLSPFVENKEMPHKFVIAVLMEYIRSLNQFQIPVQHYLHELVIKTLVQHNLFYMLHQFLQYHVLSDSKPLACLLLSLESFYPPAHQLSLDMLKRLSTANDEIVEVLLSKHQVLAALRFIRGIGGHDNISARKFLDAAKQTDDVMLFYTIFRFFEQRNQRLRGNPNFTPGEHCEEHVAFFKQVFGEQALMRPTTF; encoded by the exons ATGGGCGGCGAGGACTACTACCTGGAGCTGTGCGAGCGGCCGGTGCAGTTCGAGAAGGCGAACCCGGTTAACTGCGTGTTCTTCGACGAGGCCAACAAGCAG GTTTTTGCTGTTCGGTCGGGTGGAGCTACAGGAGTGGTCGTTAAAGGCCCAGATGATAGGAACCCCATCTCTTTTAG AATGGACGACAGAGGAGAAGTGAAGTGCATCaagttttctttagaaaacaagataCTGGCTGTGCAGAGGACTTCGAAGACTGTG gaCTTTTGTAATTTTATTCCAGATAACTCTCAACTGGAGTACACACAAGAGTGCAag ACCAAGAATGCCAACATACTAGGATTCTGCTGGACCAGTTCTACTGAAATCGTCTTCATAACAGATCAAGGCATCGAATTTTACCAG GTGTTGCCTGAGAAACGGAGTCTCAAGCTCCTGAAGAGCCACAACATCAACGTGAACTGGTACATGTACTGTCCCGAGAGCGCCGTGATCCTGCTGTCCACCACGGTCCTCGAGAACGTCCTGCAGCCTTTTCATTTCAGG GCTGGCACCATGTCGAAGCTTCCCAAGTTCGAGATTGAGTTACCAGCTGCACCGAAGTCAACTAAACTTAGCCTTTCAGAACGAGACATTGCGATGGCGACCAT ATACGGGCAGCTTTACATTCTCTTCCTGCGCCATCACTCTCGGACTTCTAACAGCACGGGAGCCGAGGTGGTGCTGTACCATCTCCCACG AGAGGGTGCATGTAAAAAGATGCACATACTGAAGTTAAATAGGACGGGAAAGTTTGCCCTAAATGTAGTGGACAACCTGGTCGTTGTCCACCATCAGGACACAGAG ACGTCAGTGATATTTGACATCAGGTTACGGGGAGAGTTCGATGGCACGGTTACCTTCCATCATCCTGTGCTTCCAGCCCGATCAATTCAGCCATACCAGATTCCCCTGGCAG GTCCTGCTGCCGTGACCAGCCAGTCTCCTGTCCCCTGTAAACTCT ATTCCTCTTCATGGATCGTCTTTCAGCCAGACATCATCATCAGTGCAAGCCAAG GTTACCTCTGGAGCCTGCAGGTGAAACTTGAGCCCATAGTGAATCTCCTGCCAGATAAAGGAAGACTGATGGACTTTCTCCTCCAGAGGAAGGAGTGCAAGGTGGTGGTTCTGTCTGTGTGCTCACAGA TGCTGAGTGAGTCAGACAGAGCCGCGCTGCCTGTGATAGCCACGGTGTTTGATAAACTCAACCATGAATATAAGAAGTACTTGGATGCCGATCAGAGCTACACAGTG GCAGTAGAAGCAGGGCAAAGTCGGAGCAACCCACCTCTCAAAAGGCCAGTGCGAACCCAAGCAGTGGTGGACCAGTCTGACGTCTATACACACGTGCTGTCACCATTCGTGGAAAACAAG GAGATGCCACACAAGTTTGTGATAGCTGTGCTGATGGAATATATTCGTTCTCTGAACCAGTTTCAGATTCCAGTGCAG CACTACTTACATGAACTTGTCATCAAGACACTTGTCCAGCACAACCTCTTCTACATGCTGCACCAATTCCTGCAGTACCACGTGCTCAGCGACTCCAAGCCTTTG GCTTGCTTGCTGCTGTCCCTAGAAAGCTTTTATCCTCCTGCCCACCAGCTATCTCTGGACATGTTGAAG AGACTTTCAACAGCAAATGATGAAATAGTAGAAGTTCTTCTGTCTAAACACCAGGTGTTGGCTGCTCTAAGGTTCATCCGGGGTATTGGTGGCCACGACAACATTTCTGCTCGCAAATTCTTAGATGCTGCAAAGCAGACTGATGATGTCATGCTTTTCTATACCATATTCCGCTTCTTTGAACAGCGAAACCAGCGTTTGCGAGGGAACCCTAACTTCACACCAG gagaacactgtgaAGAACATGTTGCCTTCTTCAAGCAGGTTTTTGGAGAACAAGCTCTAATGAGGCCTACAACATTCTGA